One window of Equus caballus isolate H_3958 breed thoroughbred chromosome 3, TB-T2T, whole genome shotgun sequence genomic DNA carries:
- the NAP1L5 gene encoding nucleosome assembly protein 1 like 5, whose protein sequence is MADAENQGPAEPSQAAEAAEEVMAEGGAQGGDSDSAAGDSDSAAGDSDSAAGEPAEEPQTPAENAPKPKNDFIESLPNSVKCRVLALKKLQKRCDKIEAKFDKEFQALEKKYNDIYKPLLAKIQELTGEMEGCAWTLEGEEEDDDEEEYEDEEEEAEEEAEEEEEAAAEAAKNEGPHSAVSDDAKK, encoded by the coding sequence ATGGCTGACGCGGAGAACCAGGGGCCTGCGGAGCCGAGCCAGGCGGCGGAGGCGGCGGAGGAGGTAATGGCGGAAGGCGGTGCGCAGGGGGGAGACTCGGACAGCGCGGCCGGCGACTCGGACAGCGCGGCCGGCGACTCGGACAGTGCGGCCGGTGAGCCGGCCGAGGAGCCCCAGACCCCTGCCGAGAATGCACCAAAGCCTAAAAATGACTTTATCGAGAGCCTGCCCAACTCGGTGAAATGCCGAGTCCTGGCCCTCAAAAAGCTGCAGAAGCGATGCGATAAGATAGAAGCCAAATTTGATAAGGAATTTCAGGCTCTGGAAAAAAAGTATAATGACATCTATAAGCCCTTACTTGCCAAGATCCAAGAGCTCACCGGTGAGATGGAGGGATGTGCATGGACCTtagagggtgaggaggaggacgATGACGAGGAGGAGtatgaggatgaggaggaggaggcggaggaggaggcagaggaggaggaggaggctgcggCAGAGGCTGCCAAAAATGAGGGTCCCCACTCTGCCGTGTCCGATGACGCCAAGAAATAA